Genomic DNA from Verrucomicrobiota bacterium:
TTGGGCCTGGCCCCCGACCCCTTGCAGGATCGACAGCCAGGCGGCCGCCCCCAGGCCTTGGCCCTCTTGGACAGTTTCCTTCTGGAGCGCGGGCAACACTACTCCCGAGAAATGTCCAGCCCGGTGACCGCCTACGAAGCCTGCTCCCGCCTCTCGCCCCACTTTGCCTTCGGCAGTGTAAGCATCCGGGAAGCCTACCAGACGGTCACCTTGCATCGCGCCGAGCTTTACCGCAGGAAGGCCGAAGGCGAAGCCATGGCGCCGGGTTGGTTCTCCGCCCTCAAGTCCTTCTTGGCCCGCCTTCGTTGGCACTGCCACTTCATGCAAAAGCTCGAGGATGAACCCGAGATCGAATTCCGCAATTTCTCGCGCGCCTACGATGGCTTGCGGGAGCCACATTGGAGCGAGGAGCGCTTCCAAGCGTGGGTCGAGGGCCGCACGGGCTACCCCTTGGTCGATGCCTGCATGCGCGCCCTGACCGCCACCGGCTGGCTGAACTTTCGCATGCGGGCCATGCTCATGAGCTTCGCCAGCTACCACCTCTGGCTCCACTGGCGGCGAACCGGCCTCCACCTGGCCAAGCTCTTCGTGGACTTCGAGCCCGGCATCCACTGGAGCCAATCTCAGATGCAGAGCGGCACCACCGGCATCAACACCCTGCGCGTCTACTCCCCGACCAAGCAACTCCTCGACCAAGACCCCGAAGGCGTCTTCGTCCGCCGCTGGGTCCCCGAACTGGCCCAAGTGCCCGACCGCTACCTAGCCGAGCCCCACACCATGCCGGAATTGGAGCAGCAAATGGCGG
This window encodes:
- a CDS encoding deoxyribodipyrimidine photo-lyase/cryptochrome family protein codes for the protein MEIVWFKRDLRVTDHAPLTRALGQGPTAALFVYEDELLFADDFAGRHLHFLNDCLQDLREELASLQVPLLLRRGEVTQVLTRLAPTRLWSHQETGNALTYRRDQRVAQWCRENHVPWQESPQTGVIRRLENRDGWAKRWARRMNEPVLPPPTPQALAAKPSSWEPGEQLSGQDLGLAPDPLQDRQPGGRPQALALLDSFLLERGQHYSREMSSPVTAYEACSRLSPHFAFGSVSIREAYQTVTLHRAELYRRKAEGEAMAPGWFSALKSFLARLRWHCHFMQKLEDEPEIEFRNFSRAYDGLREPHWSEERFQAWVEGRTGYPLVDACMRALTATGWLNFRMRAMLMSFASYHLWLHWRRTGLHLAKLFVDFEPGIHWSQSQMQSGTTGINTLRVYSPTKQLLDQDPEGVFVRRWVPELAQVPDRYLAEPHTMPELEQQMAGCVIGRDYPAPIVDHQTAYREAQQKMRSVRSRRESRQEADAVQAKHGSRKRTTSKWR